Genomic window (Geoalkalibacter ferrihydriticus DSM 17813):
CTGCATTCGGATCTGGCCCTGGCCCTGTGTCGCGATGCCCAGCAGGGTCTGCGCGAGGATCTGCGTCTGCTTGTCATGTCCGCAACCCTGGATGCCGAGCCGGTGAGTCGCCTGCTCGGTGATGCGCCCTTGATCACCAGCGCGGGACGCAGCCATACCCTCGACATCCAATATCTAAACAAAGATCCCCAGGGCCCTGTAGCGGAAGTCACGGCGCGCGCGGTGCAGCGCGCCCTGGGTGAAACAGAAGGGGATATTCTGGTTTTCCTGCCCGGTGTAGCAGAAATCCGGCGTTGTCAGGGCTTGCTGGCGCAATCTCTCGCCGCGCACCAATTGGAGCTTTGTCCCCTGTACGGCGAGCTGTCTTTTGCCGAGCAGGAGCGCGCCATTCTGCCCGGCGCGCGGCGCAAGGTGGTACTGGCCACCAACATTGCCGAAACCAGTTTGACCATCGAGGGGGTGCGGGTAGTGGTCGACAGTGGTCTGGCGCGACAGGCGCGCTTTGAGGCGGCAAGCGGTTTGACGCGCCTGGAAACGGGACGTATCTCCGCGGCCTCGGCCAAGCAAAGGGCTGGGCGTGCGGGACGACTGGGGCCGGGAGTCTGCTATCGCCTGTGGAGTCCGGCAACCCAGGGTAGCCTTTTGCCCTTCACCCCGCCGGAAATCCGTCACGCCGATCTTGCGGAACTGGCCCTGGAATTGGCGCGCTGGGGGATTGTTGAGGTGCAGAGTCTGAGCTGGCTCGATTCTCCGCCTACCGGCACCCTGGCCGGGGCGCGCGCGTTGCTGCGCGAGTTGGGCGCTTTGGATGCCGGGGGGCGTATCACCGCGCACGGCTTGGCGCTCAGTGATCTGGGCGCCCATCCGCGCTTGGCCAATCTCATGCTGCGTGGTCGCGCTCTCGGGGTTCCTCGACTGGCCTGCGACTTGGCGGCGCTGCTTGCCGAGCGCGACGTTCTGCGTGGCCTGGGGCAGCCCAGCCACGCCGCCGATTCGGATTTCTCGGCGCGTATTGCGGCCTTGCTGCGGCGGCGCGACGCCGACCAAGGGGTGCCGATCGGCGTAGACGAGGGTGCTTTGCGCAGTGTGAAGCGCGCGGCACGCTATTGGCGTAAACGCCTGGGCGGCGGCGAAGATAGGGAAAGCGTTTCCGTTGATCTGCTGGGGAGACTGCTGGGGGCGGCCTATCCCGACCGCATCGCGCAGCGGCGCGGCGCCGAAACGGATCGTTATCTCTTGGCCAACGGGCGCGGCGCACGTCTGTCACGGCATTCGGCACTGCAATCACCACCTTTTCTGGTGGCGGTGGAGATTTTCGGCGGCCAGCGCAGCGAAGGTGAAATTCGTCTGGCCAGCCGTTTGACGCGCGAGATCATTGAGGATGAGTTTGCTCATCGGCTAGTCTGGCGACGCGAAGTGCACTGGAGCGAGCGCGAGGAGCGGGTGGTTGCGCGCGAAATTCAGGGGCTGGAGGCGCTGGTGTTGCGCGAGCGCAGTGTTGCGCCAAGCGCAGAAGAACAGTCTGAGGCACTGCTTGA
Coding sequences:
- the hrpB gene encoding ATP-dependent helicase HrpB, which encodes MEKTSLPIDLVLPQLRQALAARDAVVLQAPPGAGKTTRVPLALLDASWLAGRGILMLEPRRLAASNAARYMAALLGEKVGERVGYTIRFERCVSPRTRIEVVTEGILTRRLQSDPALEDVGLVIFDEFHERNLHSDLALALCRDAQQGLREDLRLLVMSATLDAEPVSRLLGDAPLITSAGRSHTLDIQYLNKDPQGPVAEVTARAVQRALGETEGDILVFLPGVAEIRRCQGLLAQSLAAHQLELCPLYGELSFAEQERAILPGARRKVVLATNIAETSLTIEGVRVVVDSGLARQARFEAASGLTRLETGRISAASAKQRAGRAGRLGPGVCYRLWSPATQGSLLPFTPPEIRHADLAELALELARWGIVEVQSLSWLDSPPTGTLAGARALLRELGALDAGGRITAHGLALSDLGAHPRLANLMLRGRALGVPRLACDLAALLAERDVLRGLGQPSHAADSDFSARIAALLRRRDADQGVPIGVDEGALRSVKRAARYWRKRLGGGEDRESVSVDLLGRLLGAAYPDRIAQRRGAETDRYLLANGRGARLSRHSALQSPPFLVAVEIFGGQRSEGEIRLASRLTREIIEDEFAHRLVWRREVHWSEREERVVAREIQGLEALVLRERSVAPSAEEQSEALLEGVRRLGLDALGWTKESRQFLARLEFVARADAEGGWPEVSPEALLERLDTWLAPFLGACRSRADLARLDPLTAMHSLLDWSRRQRLERLAPTHLEVPSGSRIRLDYQADGPPVLAVKLQELFGLAQTPRLAGGRVPVLIHLLSPARRPLAVTQDLCSFWDNVYPEVKKELSGRYPRHPWPDDPWNATATRFTKRK